The Leptospira fletcheri genome includes a region encoding these proteins:
- a CDS encoding LL-diaminopimelate aminotransferase, with the protein MANINENYLKLKAGYLFPEIGRRVKAYSEKNPGAKIIRLGIGDVTLPLVPSVVEAMVQASREMGTSEGFHGYGPEQGYSFLLKAIAENDYAPLGVKLDESEIFVSDGSKCDCGNIQEIFSTDAKIAIGDPVYPVYVDTNVMAGRTGEAGPDGRYANLIYMPATKENGFQPEFPKERPDLIYLCYPNNPTGTVASKESLKGWVEFAKKNGSILLYDSAYEAYVSEPGVPRSIFEIEGAREVAIEFRSFSKTAGFTGLRCAYIVIPKELKGRTKGGQEVSIASLWSRRHTTKFNGVSYVTQKAAEAVYSAKGKKEIQESIAIYMSNAKAIREGLQKAGYDVFGGVNAPYIWLKAPEGLSSWDFFDRLLDKAQVVGTPGSGFGPAGEGYFRLSAFGKKEDVAEAIRRISSL; encoded by the coding sequence AAAATTATCTGAAATTAAAAGCAGGATATCTTTTTCCGGAAATCGGAAGGAGAGTGAAAGCCTATTCGGAAAAAAATCCGGGAGCAAAAATCATCCGTCTGGGAATCGGAGACGTTACTCTTCCTTTAGTACCTTCCGTGGTGGAGGCGATGGTTCAGGCTTCCCGGGAAATGGGAACCTCCGAAGGATTTCACGGTTACGGTCCCGAACAGGGGTATTCTTTCCTTTTAAAAGCGATCGCGGAAAACGACTATGCTCCTCTCGGAGTCAAACTGGACGAAAGCGAAATTTTCGTTTCCGACGGATCCAAATGCGATTGCGGAAACATTCAGGAGATCTTCTCCACCGACGCGAAGATCGCGATCGGAGATCCGGTGTATCCCGTTTATGTGGATACGAACGTAATGGCGGGACGTACAGGCGAGGCGGGACCGGACGGACGTTATGCGAATCTGATCTATATGCCTGCGACCAAGGAAAACGGATTTCAACCAGAGTTTCCGAAAGAGCGCCCCGACCTGATTTATCTCTGTTATCCGAATAATCCCACCGGTACGGTCGCGTCCAAAGAGTCTTTGAAGGGTTGGGTGGAATTCGCCAAAAAGAACGGAAGCATCCTATTGTATGATTCCGCATACGAGGCCTACGTATCCGAACCGGGGGTTCCGCGTTCCATTTTCGAAATCGAAGGGGCAAGGGAAGTCGCCATCGAGTTCCGTTCCTTTTCCAAGACGGCCGGTTTTACAGGATTGCGTTGCGCGTACATCGTAATTCCGAAGGAGTTGAAGGGTAGGACCAAAGGAGGGCAGGAAGTCTCCATCGCTTCCCTTTGGAGTCGTCGTCATACTACGAAGTTCAACGGGGTTTCCTACGTGACTCAAAAGGCGGCGGAAGCAGTGTATTCCGCAAAGGGAAAAAAAGAAATCCAGGAAAGTATCGCAATTTATATGTCCAACGCAAAAGCGATCCGGGAAGGATTGCAAAAAGCGGGATATGACGTGTTCGGAGGAGTCAACGCGCCTTACATTTGGTTAAAGGCTCCGGAGGGACTCAGCTCTTGGGATTTCTTCGATCGTCTGCTGGACAAGGCACAGGTGGTCGGGACCCCGGGATCCGGTTTCGGACCGGCGGGAGAAGGGTATTTCAGGCTTTCGGCCTTCGGTAAAAAGGAAGACGTTGCGGAAGCGATCCGTCGGATCTCTTCGCTTTGA